The sequence below is a genomic window from Selenomonas ruminantium subsp. lactilytica TAM6421.
TTCTGGAAATTGAATCCGTTACCCATCATGATATCATTGCCTTCCTGACCAACGTCGCCGAAAATGTTGGTGAAGATTCCAAGTATGTGCATAAGGGGCTTACGTCCAGCGACGTAAAGGACACCGCTTACTGCATGATGATGCGGGATGCTGCAGACATCATCCTGGATGACCTGCGCAAATTCCGCGAGGTTCTGCGCCGCCGTGCCGTGGAATTCAAACATACGCCCTGCATTGGCCGTACCCATGGCATCCATGCTGAGCCCATGACCTTTGGTCTGAAGATGGCTCTGTGGAGTGCGGAAATTGAACGCGATATCGACCGTGTGGAACATGCGAAAAAGACGGTTTCCGTCTGCAAGCTCTCCGGCGCTGTTGGCACTTACTCCAACATCGATCCGGAAATCGAGCAGCGCGTGGCTAAGAAGCTCGGTCTGACGCCGGTTCCTCTGGCAACTCAGGTCATCCAGCGCGATCGTCATGCTGAATTCGTGACGACGCTGGCTATCGTATCCAGCACCCTGGAAAAGATCGCTACGGAAGTCCGCAACCTGCAGCGTACGGATATCCGTGAAGCCGAGGAATATTTCTCCCCGGGGCAGAAGGGCTCTTCTGCTATGCCCCATAAGCGTAATCCCATCAACTGCGAACGCATCTCCGGTATGGCCCGCCTCGTGCGCGGCAATGCCGTTGCCGCTCTTGAGGATATCACCCTCTGGCATGAGCGCGATATCTCCCATTCCTCCGTTGAGCGCGTAATCCTGCCGGACAGCACCATCAACGTGGATTACTGCACCCGTAAGCTCACGAACATCATCGATAAGCTGCTGGTCTATCCGGACAAGATGCTCCACGATATGGAACGCACCGGCGGCCTGATCTACAGCCAGCGCATCATGCTGAGCGTGGTCAGCAAGGGCGTGCTGCGTGAAGATGCTTACAAGTGGGTACAGCGCAACGCCATGAAGCGCTGGATGGAAGGTCAGGATTTCCGTACCAGCGTGGAAAATGACCCGGATATCACGAAGTATCTGACGAAGGAAGAAATCGATGATTGCTTTGATTACAAGTATTTCCTGCGTCATGTGGATATGATTTTTGAACGTTTCGGACTTTGATTTTTAAATCAAGGCTTTAAGGAGAGTATGATATGTCAACAGTAGTAGTAACCGGTACCCAGTGGGGCGATGAAGGCAAGGGTAAAATCGTCGATTATCTGGCCCAGCAGGCCGATACGGTAGTACGCTTCCAGGGCGGCAGCAATGCCGGCCATACGGTCATGGTAGATGGCGAGGCTTATAAGCTGCGCCTGATGCCCTCCGGCATCCTGTTCAAGGGTTCCCATTGCATTGTGGGCAATGGCGTGGCTTTTGATCCCATGGTTATGCTGGAGGAAATGGACGGCCTGGCTGAACGCGGCATTGACCTGTCCGGCATCCGCATTTCCAACCGCGCCCATGTGGTGCTGCCGTACCACCGCCTGATGGATGGCATCGGTGATGAAGCCCGTGGCGATAACAAGATCGGCACCACCAAACGCGGTATCGGCCCCTGCTACATGGACCGTGACAACCGCATCGGCATCCGCGTCTGCGATCTGATGGACGAGGAAGAATTCGCCAAGCGCCTCAAGGAAAATCTGGAAATCAAGAACAAGGAACTCAAGCTTCTGTATGACCATGAGCCCCTGTCCTATGAGGAAGTGCTCAAGGAATACTTGGGTTATGCAGAGCGTCTGCGTCCCTATGTCTGCGATACCATTGCCCTGCTGAACGATGAAATCAAAGAAGGCCGCAAGATCCTCTTTGAAGGTGCTCAGGCTACGATGTTGGACATCGACTATGGTACTTATCCGTATGTTACGGCTTCCCACCCCATTTCCGGTGGTGTGGGCGTAGGCGCTGGCGTGGCTCCCAACAAGATCGACAAGGTGGTGGGTATCGTCAAGGCTTACTGCACCCGTGTGGGTGAAGGCCCCTTCCCCACGGAACAGCTCAATGCCATCGGCGAGAAGATCCGTGAAGAAGGTCATGAGTACGGCGTTGTTACGGGCCGTCCCCGCCGCACGGGCTGGCTCGATGCCTGCGTGGTCCGCTATGCCGGCCTGATTTCCGGTATCGACTACATGGCTGTAACCCGTCTGGACATTCTCGACAACTTCGAGGAAATCAAGATGTGCGTAGCCTACAAGTACAAGGGCGAAATCCTCAACGAAATCCCGGCCAGCCTCAAGGTACTGGCTGAGGTTGAACCGGTGTACGAGACCTTCGAGGGCTGGAACACCAGCATCAGCAAGGTGCGCAAGTACGAAGATCTGCCGGAAAATGCGAAGAAATATCTCGAACGCATGGCAGAAGTGACGGGCATCAAGCTGGGCATCGTTTCCGTTGGTCCGAACCGCGATGAAACCATCGTTCTGGCTAAGGATATATTTTAAGTCGTAATAGAATAAGCTGTCGCTCCTATGGGGGCGGCAGCTTTTGTGATTGAGGGAGAAATTTATGGCAGCCAAGAAAGTATATGCCGTCAGAAACGGGCGCAAGACAGGGATTTTCACCACCTGGGCAGAGTGCAAGGCTCAGGTGGATGGCTTCCCGGGGGCCCGCTACAAGGGATTTACCGATCCCAATGAGGCCAATAAGTGGCTGAATCTGGACTATGTGCCGCCCTATGGCGGCGGTGCGCCGAAAAAGCAGGCCGCGCCCCAGCCGGAACCGGCGGCGCAGTTTGACGATGCGCCGGATTATGTCATCTATACGGATGGTTCCTGCCTGCGCAATCCCGACGGCCCCGGCGGCTGGGCCGCGGTGATTGCCGACCAGATTGAAGGCAGACTTACGGAACTCCACGAAGGGGAAGCCTCCACCACCAACAACCGCATGGAACTGACGGCAGCGCTGCGGGCGCTGACCTTTGCCCGTCCTGGTTCGGTCATTGACCTTTACACCGACAGTCAGTATCTCAAGAACGCCTTTACCAAGAACTGGCTGGCTGGGTGGAAACGCAAGGGCTGGGTGACGGCTGCCGGCACGCCGGTGAAGAATCAGGACCTCTGGCAGCAGCTGGACGCCGCCTTCGCCCGCCAAAAGGTGCGCTTCCACTGGGTGAAAGGCCATGTGGGCGTGGCCCAGAACGAGCGCTGTGACGAACTGGCCAAGGCTGAGGCCATGAAATTCATGTGATGGATTTAGCGAACAGATGTGAAAAAACCACCCGTATGGGTGGTTTTTTCATGCAGTATTATGAAGTTCGTTATTGGACGCTGCCCATCAGGATCAGGCGGCAGCCCAGGGCAAACATGGCCAGGGAGAGCAGGGCCAGAATGACTTTTGATTTTGTCTTTTTAGAGATCTTGGCCCCGATCTGGGCACCGATGGCGGCGCCGATGGAGATGCAGATGGCAGGCATCCAGATGATGTGGTCCAGCAGGAAATGGGACACCACGCCGAAAGCAGAGGAGCAGGCCAGCACGAAGTGGGAGGTGGCAGTGGCCATATGCACCGGGAAGCCCAGGAGATAGATCATCAGGGGCACATGGATGACGCCGCCGCCGATGCCGAAGATGCTGGACAGGAAGCCTACGCCGAAGCTGGAGATGATGCCAATCCAGCGATTGTAGGTAAAGCCGGCGGGCAGCTCATGCACATCTGCCGGCGGTTTGCGGCGGGTGTTCATATACATGATGGAGGCCATGAACAACAGGAAGATGCCGAAGTAGAAGTTCAGCATGGGCGGGTTGAACTTGTCCACGATATAAGAGCCGAAGAAGGCACCGGGCAGGGTGGCCAGGGCAAAGGGGATGGCTGCCTTGAAATACACCCGCTTCTGGCGGATATAGGCGATGGTGCCGGACAGGGCGTTGGCCATGACGATGACCAGGGACGTACCTGTAATCTGCGCCGCCGTGGTAAAGAAGGGATGGTTTGTGCCCGCAGACAGGAACAGGATGAAGATGGGCACGCAGATCAGGCCACCGCCGATGCCTACCAAGGTACCGAAGGTGCCGACGCCGAGGCCCAAAAGCAAGAATAAAAGGACTTCCATGGGAATGCCTCCTCGTGAAATTTATGGTAAATTTTTCGAATGGGGCAGGATTTTTTGCCTCAATTGCGAATACAACTTAGTATAGCACAAATAGAATTTCATCACAAAGGAGGGCAGAGAAGATTATACAGGGTAAATATTCGCAATTGTTGTAATAATAGTAAAACGAGGTGAAGTTTCATGGTTACATTTTTAGTGGCTTTGTGCGCCCTGATTGGCGGTTATTTTATCTATGGTAAGATCGTGGATAATGTGTTCGGTCCCACCGATGCGCAGACGCCGGCGTTGGTGCATAATGATGGCGTGGATTACATCCCGCTGCCCACTTGGAAGGTATTTCTGATCCAGCTTCTGAACATTGCGGGCCTTGGCCCAATCTTTGGTGCTCTCGGTGGTGCTATCTGGGGGCCCAGCGTATATCTCTGGATTGTCTTTGGTACGATTTTTGCCGGTGCTGTCCATGACTACCTGTCGGGCATGATTTCCTTGCGCGAGGATGGCAAGAGTATCTCCGAGGTAGTTGGTCACCATATGGGGCCCACGATGCTGATGATCATGCGCGTGTTCTCCGTGGTGCTGCTGGTCTTAGTCGGTACTGTATTCATGACAGGGCCGGCCGGCCTGCTGGCCAAGCTCACCGGCGTAGCTGTAACAGTGGTGCTGCCCTGCGTGCTGGCCTATTACTTCCTGGCCACGCTGCTGCCCATCGATAAACTGATTGCCCGTTTCTATCCCCTGTTCGGTATCTGCCTTATCGTCATGGCCCTGGGCATCATGGGGGGCATGCTCTTCGGCGTGGGAGGTCATACCATGCCGGAAATGACCTTGCAGAACCTGCATCCGCTGGGGCCGGAAAAGATGCCGATCTGGCCGCTGATGTTCATCACGGTAGCCTGCGGCGCAATCTCCGGTTTCCATTCCACCCAGTCGCCGATCATGGCCCGCTGCCTGAAGGATGAGCGCCTTGGCCGTCCTGTATTCTATGGCGCCATGGTTTCCGAAGGCATCATCGCCCTGATCTGGGCAGCTGCCGGCGTTACCTTCTATGATGGCACTGGCGGACTGGCCGCAGCCATGAAGGCTGGCGGTGCCGGTACTGTGGTTTATGATATCTGCGTGGGTTTCATGGGTTCCGGTGTTGGTGCTGTGCTGGCCATGCTGGGCGTTATTGCCTGCCCCATTACTTCCGGCGATACGGCTTTCCGTTCTGCCCGCCTGACTTTGGCTGACTGGTTCGGCATCGAGCAGAATCAGGCAGTGAAGCGTCTGATGTTTGCTGTACCTCTGCTGGCTGTGGGCGGTATCCTGTCCCAGATGGACTTCAACATCATCTGGCGTTATTTCTCCTGGACGAATCAGACGCTGGCCATGATCGTGCTCTGGACCGGTGCCGTTTATCTCTATCGCACGAAACCGGGTTCCGGTGCCTGGAAGATTCCCTTCGTACCGGCAACCTTTATGTCGGCCGTTTCCTGCACCTATATCCTGCAGGCTCCGGAAGGCTTGCAGCTGTCCACCGCCATTTCCTATCCGGTGGGGATTCTCTTCGCGGTAGTGTGCGTAGCTTTGTATTATAAGACCACTTTAGGCAGTAAGGCTTGATGGCAGTTGGGAGGGCTGATTATGAAACCATTCATGGACAAGGATTTTCTTTTGCAGACGGAAACGGCCAAAACACTCTATCACGAACATGCCGCTCCCATGCCCATCTATGACTACCACTGTCATATCAATCCTCGGGAGATTGCCGAGAACCGGGAATTCCGCAATATCGCCCAAGCCTGGTTGGCCACCGACACCTATAAGTGGCGTCTGCTCAGGAGCAACGGCGTGCCGGAGGGCTGTGTATCCAGCACGGAGGTTTCCTCTCGGGAGAAATTCCAATACTTTGCGGAAAGCATTTCCCGGGCTATCGGCAGTCCCATCTATCATTGGACGCATCTGGAACTCAGGCGGTATTTTGACTGCGATCTGGTGCTCAATGGGGAGAATGCGGAAAAGATCTGGGAAATCTGCAATGAGCGGCTGCAGTCGGCAGATATGCGGGCGCAGGGCATTATCCGGCAGTCCAATGTGCAGGTGATCTGCACTACGGATGATCCTGTGTCGGAGCTGAAATGGCATAAGAAGATCAAGGCGGAAGGCATCTGTCCGGCCAAGGTGCTGCCCACGTTCCGGGCAGATCCCATCCTCAATATCGAGGATGAGGGCTGGGATAATTATATGCGCTATGAACTGGGCGAAGTCACGGATATGGATGATATATCCACCATGCAGGACATCCGGGATGCGCTGGTGAAGCGGCTGGATTATTTTGCAGAGAATGGCTGCCAGATTGCCGATCATGCCCTGCCCTATATGGCCTTTGCTCCGGCCAGGGAGTATGAGCTGGATGATGTGGTGGGCAAGGTGATCAACGGCAAGGGCAGTCCCTCGAAACTGGCTATGGAGCAGTATAAGACGGCGATTCTCCTGTTCCTGGGACAGGAATATGCCCGGAGGGGCTGGACCATGCAGCTGCATTTCTCGGCCCTGCGGGACGTGAATTCCCGGCAGTTTGCGATTCTGGGACAGGACAGCGGCTATGATGTGGTGGATACCCATAACTGTGCGCCGTCCCTGGCCAAGTTCCTTGACGCATTGGATAAGGACGGAAAGCTGCCTAAGACCATCATCTCCTCCCTGAATCCTGCCGACAATATCGTGATTGCCTCGCTGCTGCCGGCCTTTTCCGGGACGGAGTATCTGGGGAAGGTACAGCAGGGGGCAGCCTGGTGGTTCAACAACAATAAAGAAGGCATTGAGGCGCAGTTGCGGGTATTGGCCAGCATTTCGGTAATGGGCAATGCCATCGGCACGCCGACGGACTCCCGTTCCATCTTGTCCTATTCCCGTCATGAGTACTATCGGCGGATCCTCTGCAACTTCATCGGTAATCTGGTGGAGAACGGCGAGTATCCGGCGGATATGAAGGTGCTGGGCAAACTGGTGGAGGACATCAGCTACAACAATGCCTGCCGTTATTTCGCTTTTTGAGGAGGTGCATGCATGCCTAGAAAAGCCAAAAAAAGTGTGGAGAACAATGAAAAGGCGGTCAAATTTCAGGAATTCCTGATGGAGAACAATATCAGCGTCTTCAGCACGGAATCCATGGATGATGATTACGCCACAGTGCTCTTCCGTTCCCGTATTGAGGTTCGGGGGCAGATTCTGCCGATGGCTGTGCTGATTGATACCAGTATCTTTACGGTAATCCGCACGCAGATCATCAGCGGCCTGCCCGAGGATAAGCGCGCTCCCATTAAGACCTATCTGAATGACCTTAACGCCCGTTACAAGAGTTTTAAGTACTATGTCCATGAAGATGGCAAAGTATATCTGGATATATGCCTGCCCTTTGTGGATGAAACCTTTGACAGCAAGATGATCCAATTGATGCTCAGCGTGCTGGTGCAGCATCTGGAAGAAGTGTATGATGAATTTATGGCCCGGGTTTGGGGAAAATAAATAAAAAGCATGGCATCGTCATGATGCCATGCTTTTTTATTATTTATCCGATAACAGGAGTTTCAGGGCAATTTGTTTTTCTGTGGGCAGTTTCTGCAGGAGTTTCAACAGCTGGGGATCGATGCCTTTTGTTTCCCCGTTGGTGTTTTTTTCCGCCTCCCCGTTGGCGGCCAGATTATTGAGTTCCTCGATGCGGATATTGAGGGCCCCGCAGATCTTCAGCACGTTGTCCATGGCGGCGCCGCCGATGGAGCCGTTGAGGATGGAGAGCAGGGTGGTATAGGGCATGTTGATGATTTTGGCAAAGTCCTTCATGGCATAGCCATGGGATTTGATCAGGGCCTTGATATAGTCTTCTCTATTCATGTTCGGAAGTCCCTTCTTCGTGTCGCTAACTATGTAAAATATTATACAGGACGGGGCTGGAAAAGAAAAGGGGCATAGGAGCAAAATGATATAACGTATTTTTCGATAAGAATAACGACGAAAAACAATAAATAAAAATCATATTTCGTATTGACAACATGTAATTTTGTAGTAGTATGTTCTTGTAAACGAAATATAGTATTAAAAACGAGCACAAAAACGAAATAATAATTTTGTGAGAAAATAACGAAGCGTCTCGCGAAATGAAATCCTGTGTTAACATGGTGTGTCTGCTCGTTGTACTTATGTACTTTTGCGATTGAAGATTATTTATTCCCTGAATTATCGTTAAATTTTTAATCATAATAATAAGTGTATTATTCCGGAGAGGATGAGCGTACGATGGAAAAAGCAACGGTCGTTGTGATAGGCGGCGGGGCCACTGGTGTGGGTATCCTGCGGGATCTTTCCATGCGCGGTGTGAACACGCTGCTGGTGGAAAAATGCGACCTGGTGAATGGCGCCAGTTCCCGCTATCATGGACTCCTGCACAGCGGTGGCCGCTATGCGGTAAAGGATCAGGAGGCAGCTAAGGAGTGCATCATCGAGAATCAGATCTTGCGCAAGATCGGCAAATCCTGTGTGGAGACGACCGGAGGTATGTTCGTCCGACTCAATATCGACGATCCTGCCTATGAGGAAGCCTGGGTGAAAGGCTGTGCGGAGAGTGGAATCGAAGCCACGCCCATTACCCGGGAAGAGGCCTTCCGGTTAGAGCCGCTGCTCTCGAAGAATGTGGAGTCGGCTTATCTGGTGCCGGATGCTGCCATCGACGGTTTCCGCATGAGCTGGCAGAATGTGGAGTCCGCCAAACGCTATGGCGGCCGCAGCCTGACTTACCGCGAAGTCATCGGGATTGAACAGGCCAATGGCGAGCTCAAAGGTGTGAAAGTACGAAATACCATTACCGGTGAAGAAGAACTCATCGAGTGTGAGATCGCCATCAACGCTGCCGGCGGCTGGGCCGGCAAGGTCGCCGCACTGGCTGGCCTGGAAGTCGGGGTACAGCCGGACAAGGGAACGCTCTTAGCCTTCAACCAGCGGCTGACCAGCCATGTGGTGAACCGCCTGCATAAATCCTCCGATGGTGATATCTTCGTGCCCCATGGCTCTATCACGATCCTGGGAACCAGCTCCATGAGCATCCCGGATCCTGAGGACACCAGCACTTCCCGTGAGGAAGTAGAGAACCTGCTCTCCATCGGGGAGAAGACCTTCGAGCATCTGCGTGACTGCCGCATGCTCCGGGCTTTCGCCGGTTCCCGGCCGCTCTACATCCCCCCCGGAGGTGTCAAGGGGCGCGGCGCATCCCGCGGCTTTGCCATCGTGGATCACGAAGAGGACGGTCTCAAGGGCTTGTTCACCATCGTGGGCGGCAAGTTCACGACTTACCGCCTGATGGCCGAGAAGATGGCGGACAAGGTCTGTGCGAAACTGGGCAATACGGAAC
It includes:
- the purB gene encoding adenylosuccinate lyase; the protein is MIERYTNPEMGHLWSIENEWQQILNVELAACDVMAELGEIPVEAAKNIRAKAKFDVKRILEIESVTHHDIIAFLTNVAENVGEDSKYVHKGLTSSDVKDTAYCMMMRDAADIILDDLRKFREVLRRRAVEFKHTPCIGRTHGIHAEPMTFGLKMALWSAEIERDIDRVEHAKKTVSVCKLSGAVGTYSNIDPEIEQRVAKKLGLTPVPLATQVIQRDRHAEFVTTLAIVSSTLEKIATEVRNLQRTDIREAEEYFSPGQKGSSAMPHKRNPINCERISGMARLVRGNAVAALEDITLWHERDISHSSVERVILPDSTINVDYCTRKLTNIIDKLLVYPDKMLHDMERTGGLIYSQRIMLSVVSKGVLREDAYKWVQRNAMKRWMEGQDFRTSVENDPDITKYLTKEEIDDCFDYKYFLRHVDMIFERFGL
- a CDS encoding adenylosuccinate synthase translates to MSTVVVTGTQWGDEGKGKIVDYLAQQADTVVRFQGGSNAGHTVMVDGEAYKLRLMPSGILFKGSHCIVGNGVAFDPMVMLEEMDGLAERGIDLSGIRISNRAHVVLPYHRLMDGIGDEARGDNKIGTTKRGIGPCYMDRDNRIGIRVCDLMDEEEFAKRLKENLEIKNKELKLLYDHEPLSYEEVLKEYLGYAERLRPYVCDTIALLNDEIKEGRKILFEGAQATMLDIDYGTYPYVTASHPISGGVGVGAGVAPNKIDKVVGIVKAYCTRVGEGPFPTEQLNAIGEKIREEGHEYGVVTGRPRRTGWLDACVVRYAGLISGIDYMAVTRLDILDNFEEIKMCVAYKYKGEILNEIPASLKVLAEVEPVYETFEGWNTSISKVRKYEDLPENAKKYLERMAEVTGIKLGIVSVGPNRDETIVLAKDIF
- the rnhA gene encoding ribonuclease HI — encoded protein: MAAKKVYAVRNGRKTGIFTTWAECKAQVDGFPGARYKGFTDPNEANKWLNLDYVPPYGGGAPKKQAAPQPEPAAQFDDAPDYVIYTDGSCLRNPDGPGGWAAVIADQIEGRLTELHEGEASTTNNRMELTAALRALTFARPGSVIDLYTDSQYLKNAFTKNWLAGWKRKGWVTAAGTPVKNQDLWQQLDAAFARQKVRFHWVKGHVGVAQNERCDELAKAEAMKFM
- a CDS encoding sulfite exporter TauE/SafE family protein, giving the protein MEVLLFLLLGLGVGTFGTLVGIGGGLICVPIFILFLSAGTNHPFFTTAAQITGTSLVIVMANALSGTIAYIRQKRVYFKAAIPFALATLPGAFFGSYIVDKFNPPMLNFYFGIFLLFMASIMYMNTRRKPPADVHELPAGFTYNRWIGIISSFGVGFLSSIFGIGGGVIHVPLMIYLLGFPVHMATATSHFVLACSSAFGVVSHFLLDHIIWMPAICISIGAAIGAQIGAKISKKTKSKVILALLSLAMFALGCRLILMGSVQ
- a CDS encoding carbon starvation protein A, coding for MVTFLVALCALIGGYFIYGKIVDNVFGPTDAQTPALVHNDGVDYIPLPTWKVFLIQLLNIAGLGPIFGALGGAIWGPSVYLWIVFGTIFAGAVHDYLSGMISLREDGKSISEVVGHHMGPTMLMIMRVFSVVLLVLVGTVFMTGPAGLLAKLTGVAVTVVLPCVLAYYFLATLLPIDKLIARFYPLFGICLIVMALGIMGGMLFGVGGHTMPEMTLQNLHPLGPEKMPIWPLMFITVACGAISGFHSTQSPIMARCLKDERLGRPVFYGAMVSEGIIALIWAAAGVTFYDGTGGLAAAMKAGGAGTVVYDICVGFMGSGVGAVLAMLGVIACPITSGDTAFRSARLTLADWFGIEQNQAVKRLMFAVPLLAVGGILSQMDFNIIWRYFSWTNQTLAMIVLWTGAVYLYRTKPGSGAWKIPFVPATFMSAVSCTYILQAPEGLQLSTAISYPVGILFAVVCVALYYKTTLGSKA
- the uxaC gene encoding glucuronate isomerase, which encodes MKPFMDKDFLLQTETAKTLYHEHAAPMPIYDYHCHINPREIAENREFRNIAQAWLATDTYKWRLLRSNGVPEGCVSSTEVSSREKFQYFAESISRAIGSPIYHWTHLELRRYFDCDLVLNGENAEKIWEICNERLQSADMRAQGIIRQSNVQVICTTDDPVSELKWHKKIKAEGICPAKVLPTFRADPILNIEDEGWDNYMRYELGEVTDMDDISTMQDIRDALVKRLDYFAENGCQIADHALPYMAFAPAREYELDDVVGKVINGKGSPSKLAMEQYKTAILLFLGQEYARRGWTMQLHFSALRDVNSRQFAILGQDSGYDVVDTHNCAPSLAKFLDALDKDGKLPKTIISSLNPADNIVIASLLPAFSGTEYLGKVQQGAAWWFNNNKEGIEAQLRVLASISVMGNAIGTPTDSRSILSYSRHEYYRRILCNFIGNLVENGEYPADMKVLGKLVEDISYNNACRYFAF
- a CDS encoding YbjN domain-containing protein, which translates into the protein MPRKAKKSVENNEKAVKFQEFLMENNISVFSTESMDDDYATVLFRSRIEVRGQILPMAVLIDTSIFTVIRTQIISGLPEDKRAPIKTYLNDLNARYKSFKYYVHEDGKVYLDICLPFVDETFDSKMIQLMLSVLVQHLEEVYDEFMARVWGK
- a CDS encoding helix-turn-helix domain-containing protein; the protein is MNREDYIKALIKSHGYAMKDFAKIINMPYTTLLSILNGSIGGAAMDNVLKICGALNIRIEELNNLAANGEAEKNTNGETKGIDPQLLKLLQKLPTEKQIALKLLLSDK
- the glpA gene encoding anaerobic glycerol-3-phosphate dehydrogenase subunit GlpA; this translates as MEKATVVVIGGGATGVGILRDLSMRGVNTLLVEKCDLVNGASSRYHGLLHSGGRYAVKDQEAAKECIIENQILRKIGKSCVETTGGMFVRLNIDDPAYEEAWVKGCAESGIEATPITREEAFRLEPLLSKNVESAYLVPDAAIDGFRMSWQNVESAKRYGGRSLTYREVIGIEQANGELKGVKVRNTITGEEELIECEIAINAAGGWAGKVAALAGLEVGVQPDKGTLLAFNQRLTSHVVNRLHKSSDGDIFVPHGSITILGTSSMSIPDPEDTSTSREEVENLLSIGEKTFEHLRDCRMLRAFAGSRPLYIPPGGVKGRGASRGFAIVDHEEDGLKGLFTIVGGKFTTYRLMAEKMADKVCAKLGNTERCRTAEEPLVPEVSEEAKKAARKYFPAYGTNLAATRLGPERFERVVKRLEAEPEKRELVCECENVTLAEFEEIAQEDSCYQINDIRRRTRVGMGTCQGNFCALRSAGLFAQYGKQKRAAETLTRMKEFLQGRWKGIRPVLVGRTLRETEMTRALYELSFHVNGGKTE